A region of Plantactinospora sp. BC1 DNA encodes the following proteins:
- a CDS encoding 2Fe-2S iron-sulfur cluster-binding protein: MDAEVSLRVDGTAHRVTVDTRTTLLDALRERLGNTSPKKGCDHGQCGACTILLDGRRVNSCLALAVAHDGAEIVTAAGLAPDGELHPMQQCFIQYDAFQCGYCTPGQIVSAVAMLREAEAGWPSAVTADRLPAGDGGPTGLDADEIRERMSGNLCRCAAYANMVPAIQELARR, translated from the coding sequence ATGGATGCCGAGGTCAGCCTCCGGGTGGACGGGACCGCTCACCGGGTCACCGTCGACACCCGGACCACCCTGCTCGACGCCCTCCGGGAGCGGCTGGGCAACACCAGCCCGAAGAAGGGCTGCGACCACGGGCAGTGCGGCGCCTGCACGATCCTGCTGGACGGGCGGCGGGTCAACAGTTGCCTCGCCCTCGCGGTGGCACACGACGGGGCCGAGATCGTCACCGCCGCCGGCCTGGCACCCGACGGCGAACTGCACCCGATGCAGCAGTGCTTCATCCAGTACGACGCCTTCCAGTGCGGCTACTGCACGCCCGGGCAGATCGTCTCGGCGGTGGCGATGCTGCGCGAGGCGGAGGCGGGCTGGCCGAGCGCGGTGACCGCGGACCGTCTCCCGGCCGGCGACGGCGGCCCGACGGGTCTGGACGCCGACGAGATCCGGGAACGGATGAGCGGCAACCTCTGCCGCTGCGCCGCGTACGCGAACATGGTGCCGGCGATCCAGGAACTGGCCCGGCGATGA
- a CDS encoding xanthine dehydrogenase family protein subunit M, with protein MRPFRYTRAEDVTGAVALLAEAPNGAFLGGGTNLVDLMKLEVATPDLLVDVRRLTSDQVEELPDGGIRIGAATPNSELAAHPLVRSRYPVLSQALLSGASGQLRNLATAGGNLLQRTRCVYFQDVTTPCNKREPGTGCSAIGGYNRELAILGTSPECIATHPSDFAVALVALDAVVHTQGPEGGRRIPMTELHRLPGDEPHRDTVLAHGELITAIEVPPLAFATRSRYRKVRDRAAYAFALVSVAAAVDVVDGVVRDVRIALGGVAHKPWRAGRAEELLRGGPAREDRFRAAAEAELADAQPLPGNAFKVPLARNTLTRTLLDLVDGPG; from the coding sequence ATGAGGCCCTTCCGGTACACCCGGGCCGAGGACGTGACCGGTGCCGTCGCGCTGCTCGCCGAGGCACCCAACGGCGCGTTCCTCGGCGGCGGGACGAACCTGGTCGACCTGATGAAGCTGGAGGTGGCCACGCCGGACCTGCTGGTGGACGTACGCCGGCTGACTTCGGACCAGGTCGAGGAGTTGCCCGACGGCGGCATCCGGATCGGCGCCGCCACCCCGAACAGCGAGCTGGCGGCACATCCCCTGGTCCGGAGCCGCTATCCGGTGCTCTCCCAGGCGCTGCTCTCCGGTGCCTCGGGCCAGCTGCGCAACCTGGCGACGGCCGGCGGGAACCTGCTGCAACGCACCCGGTGCGTGTACTTCCAGGACGTCACCACCCCGTGCAACAAGCGGGAGCCCGGCACCGGCTGCTCGGCGATCGGCGGCTACAACCGGGAACTGGCCATCCTCGGCACCTCGCCGGAGTGCATCGCGACCCACCCGTCGGACTTCGCCGTCGCCCTGGTCGCGCTGGACGCCGTCGTGCACACCCAGGGTCCGGAGGGCGGGCGGCGCATCCCGATGACCGAACTGCACCGGCTGCCGGGCGACGAACCGCACCGGGACACCGTACTGGCGCACGGCGAGCTGATCACCGCGATCGAGGTGCCGCCGCTCGCCTTCGCCACCCGGTCCCGCTATCGCAAGGTACGCGACCGGGCGGCGTACGCCTTCGCGCTGGTCTCGGTGGCGGCGGCGGTCGACGTCGTGGACGGGGTGGTGCGGGATGTCCGGATCGCGCTCGGCGGGGTGGCGCACAAGCCGTGGCGGGCCGGTCGGGCCGAGGAGCTGCTGCGCGGCGGCCCGGCCCGGGAGGACCGGTTCCGGGCGGCCGCCGAGGCGGAACTCGCCGACGCGCAGCCGCTGCCCGGCAACGCCTTCAAGGTGCCGCTGGCCCGCAACACGCTGACCCGTACCCTGCTCGACCTGGTCGACGGGCCCGGCTGA
- a CDS encoding aldo/keto reductase, with the protein MNAESTVPTRPLANGARIPQLGFGTWPLRDAEAERAVAEAIAAGYRLIDTAYKYGNEVGVGRGLRASGVPREELFVTSKLNGEWHGRERVREAFQDSVGKLGVDYLDLYLIHWPMPWQDRYVDAFLGLTDLLRDGRVRAIGLSNFKPAHIDRIRAATDVTPDVNQIQLDPTLTRDAARAYHREHGIATQSWGPIGHGGELLTHPVVTGIADRYGRTPAQVVLRWHLDLDLIPIPKTASPDRMKSNIDVFDFTLAPEDVAALSALDRGEQAATDSDTTGH; encoded by the coding sequence ATGAACGCAGAGTCGACCGTGCCGACCCGACCGCTGGCGAACGGTGCCCGGATACCGCAGCTCGGTTTCGGCACCTGGCCGCTGCGCGACGCCGAGGCGGAGCGGGCCGTCGCCGAGGCGATCGCGGCCGGTTACCGGCTGATCGACACCGCCTACAAGTACGGCAACGAGGTGGGCGTCGGCCGTGGCCTGCGCGCCTCGGGGGTGCCCCGGGAGGAACTCTTCGTCACCAGCAAGCTCAACGGTGAGTGGCACGGTCGGGAGAGGGTGCGGGAGGCGTTCCAGGACAGTGTCGGCAAGCTCGGCGTCGACTACCTCGACCTCTATCTGATCCACTGGCCGATGCCCTGGCAGGACCGGTACGTCGACGCCTTCCTGGGCCTGACCGACCTGCTCCGGGACGGCCGGGTACGGGCCATCGGGCTCTCCAACTTCAAGCCGGCGCACATCGACCGGATCCGCGCCGCGACGGACGTGACGCCGGACGTCAACCAGATCCAGTTGGATCCGACGCTGACCCGGGACGCCGCGCGGGCGTACCACCGGGAGCACGGCATCGCCACCCAGTCCTGGGGTCCGATCGGGCACGGCGGCGAACTCCTCACCCACCCGGTGGTGACCGGGATCGCCGACCGCTACGGCCGGACCCCCGCGCAGGTCGTGCTGCGGTGGCACCTCGACCTGGATCTGATCCCGATCCCGAAGACCGCCTCGCCGGACCGGATGAAGAGCAACATCGACGTCTTCGACTTCACCCTCGCCCCGGAGGACGTCGCCGCGCTCTCCGCGCTGGACCGGGGCGAGCAGGCCGCCACCGACTCCGACACCACCGGACACTGA
- a CDS encoding FMN reductase produces the protein MTARTIAVVSAGLRVPSSTRLLADQLGAATGAELDRRGVPVRTEVVELRDHGHDVVNHLLAGFPSTALKRALDTVSGADGLIVVTPIFNASYSGLFKAFFDVLEDDALVDRPVLIGATGGTARHSLALEHALRPMFSYLRAVVVPTSVFAAPEDWAGGNAQGTLRRRIDRAARELAEQVAGREPAEAVDPFRLTTTFDELLTGD, from the coding sequence ATGACGGCCCGGACCATCGCGGTCGTCTCGGCTGGGCTGCGGGTGCCGTCCTCCACCCGGCTCCTCGCCGACCAGCTCGGCGCGGCCACCGGCGCCGAACTCGACCGCCGGGGTGTGCCGGTCCGGACCGAGGTCGTCGAGCTGCGCGACCACGGACACGACGTGGTCAACCACCTGCTCGCCGGCTTTCCGTCCACGGCGCTCAAGCGGGCTCTGGACACCGTCTCCGGTGCGGACGGGCTGATCGTGGTCACGCCGATCTTCAACGCCTCGTACAGCGGCCTGTTCAAGGCGTTCTTCGACGTGCTGGAGGACGACGCCCTGGTCGACCGGCCGGTGCTGATCGGCGCGACCGGCGGCACCGCCCGGCACTCGCTCGCGCTCGAACACGCCCTCCGGCCGATGTTCAGTTACCTGCGCGCGGTGGTGGTGCCGACCTCGGTCTTCGCCGCGCCGGAGGATTGGGCCGGCGGCAACGCGCAGGGCACGCTGCGCCGCCGGATCGACCGGGCCGCCCGGGAACTCGCCGAGCAGGTCGCCGGCCGCGAACCGGCCGAGGCCGTCGACCCGTTCCGGCTCACCACGACCTTCGACGAACTGCTGACCGGCGACTGA
- a CDS encoding LLM class flavin-dependent oxidoreductase, giving the protein MQFGIFSVGDVTTDPTNGREPSEAERIKAMVTIALKAEEVGLDVFATGEHHNPPFVPSSPTTMLGFIAARTSRLLLSTATTLITTNDPVKIAEDYAMLQHLADGRVDLMMGRGNTGPVYPWFGQDIRNGIPLAINNYDLLRRLWREDVVDWAGKFRTPLQSFTSTPRPLDGIPPFVWHGSIRSPEIAEQAAYYGDGFFANHIFWPKEHTQRMVGLYRQRFEYYGHGDADRAIVGLGGQVFMRPNSQDAVREFRPYFDNAPVYGHGPSLEDFTRETPLTVGSPQQVIDRTLTFRDYVGDYQRQLFLVDHAGLPLKTVLEQLDILGEEVVPVLRREFAALRPAHVPEAPTHASMKAERAAAGEAAEAGATR; this is encoded by the coding sequence ATGCAGTTCGGGATCTTCAGCGTGGGCGACGTGACCACCGACCCGACGAACGGACGGGAGCCGTCCGAGGCGGAGCGGATCAAGGCCATGGTCACCATCGCGTTGAAGGCGGAGGAGGTCGGCCTCGACGTCTTCGCCACCGGTGAGCACCACAACCCGCCGTTCGTGCCGTCGTCCCCCACCACCATGCTCGGCTTCATCGCGGCCCGGACCAGCCGGCTGCTGCTCTCCACCGCGACCACCCTGATCACCACCAACGACCCGGTGAAGATCGCCGAGGACTACGCGATGCTCCAGCACCTGGCCGACGGCCGGGTCGACCTGATGATGGGCCGGGGCAACACCGGACCGGTGTACCCGTGGTTCGGGCAGGACATCCGCAACGGCATCCCGCTGGCGATCAACAACTACGACCTGCTGCGCCGGCTGTGGCGGGAGGACGTCGTCGACTGGGCGGGCAAGTTCCGCACCCCGTTGCAGTCGTTCACCTCGACCCCGCGGCCGTTGGACGGCATCCCGCCGTTCGTCTGGCACGGCTCGATCCGCAGCCCGGAGATCGCCGAGCAGGCCGCGTACTACGGCGACGGGTTCTTCGCCAACCACATCTTCTGGCCCAAGGAGCACACCCAGCGGATGGTGGGCCTCTACCGGCAGCGGTTCGAGTACTACGGCCACGGCGACGCCGACCGGGCCATCGTCGGCCTCGGCGGCCAGGTGTTCATGCGGCCCAACTCGCAGGACGCGGTACGCGAGTTCCGGCCGTACTTCGACAACGCCCCGGTCTACGGGCACGGCCCGTCGCTGGAGGACTTCACCCGGGAGACCCCGCTGACCGTCGGCAGCCCGCAGCAGGTGATCGACCGCACCCTGACCTTCCGCGACTACGTCGGCGACTACCAGCGGCAGCTCTTCCTGGTCGACCACGCCGGACTGCCGCTGAAGACCGTACTGGAGCAGTTGGACATCCTCGGCGAGGAGGTCGTACCGGTGCTGCGGCGGGAGTTCGCCGCGCTCCGCCCCGCGCACGTACCCGAGGCGCCCACGCACGCCTCGATGAAGGCCGAGCGGGCGGCGGCGGGCGAGGCGGCCGAGGCGGGAGCCACCCGATGA